The Dictyoglomus sp. NZ13-RE01 sequence GAAAATGGGAGTAGATCTCGGATTTGAGGCAAGTGTAGGTGGAGGTATTCCACTAATTAAGGCAATAAAAGAAGGGTTAGTTGTAGATAAAATCAAAGAAATATGGTCCATACTAAATGGAACAACTAATTATATATTAACCCAAATGGAAGAATCCCATAAAGATTTTTCTTCTATTCTTAAAGAAGCACAAGAAAAAGGGTATGCGGAGCCAGATCCTTATAAAGACATTTCTGGATTAGATTCTACCTATAAACTTGCCATATTAAGCTCCTTAGCTTTTCATACTAATGTGAAACCTGAAAATATCTTTAGAGAAGGAATCGAAAATATCTCTATAAGAGATATAGAATATGCGAAATCTTTAGGATATACAATAAAATTACTCGCAATTGCAAAGGAGGATAACGGTTCATTAGAAGTAAGGGTTCATCCTACAATGATATCCCAAAATAACCTTCTTTCTTCTGTGAGAGGGGTTAATAATGCAGTTTTATTTAAAGAAGAAAGACGAGGAGACATAATTTTATATGGACCTGGTGCAGGTCCAAAACCAACTGCCATGGCTCTTTTGTCTGATATTATTGAGTTAAGCTACAGTATAATTCATTCTTCCCCAAGATACTACAATTTTGCTTATTTATATCCACCTAAAATTAAACCATGGGAAGAGATAAAAACCCGATATTATATGAGATTCTGGGCTAAGGATAAACCAGGTGTTCTCGCACAAATTGCGAAAATATTGGGCGATAATCATATTAGTATTGCTTCAGTTATCCAAAAAGAAACAAATCTTGAGTTTGAAAAGGCAGAAATTGTAATTCTCACCCATATAACTTGTGAAAGAAACATGCAAAAAGCCATAGAAGAAATAAAAACCTTGCCAATTATTGAAGAATGGAGTTCTTTAATAAGAATTGAGGTGTAAAAATGATTAAAGGAGTATTGTTCAAATATAAAGATTATCTTCCAGTTACCGATAAAACTCCTATGATAACCTTACATGAAGGAGACACTCCACTTATCTTTGCTAAAAACCTAAGCAAAGAATATAAAATCAATGTTTACCTAAAGTACGAAGGTCTGAATCCCACATGTTCCTTTAAGGATAGAGGAATGGTTGTTGCAGTAGCAAAAGCATTAGAAGAGGGTACTAAAGCTATAATATGTGCATCAACTGGGAATACTGCAGCCTCAGCAGCAGCCTACGCTGCATTATCGAATATTAAATCCTATGTACTTTTGCCCAAAAATGCTATTGCCTTAGGTAAATTGGCACAGGCGATTATGTATGGTGCGGAGGTAATTAGTATAGATGGCAATTTTGACTCTGCCTTAAAACTTGTAAGAGAAATATCCAATATTTATCCTGTTACAATAGTTAACTCAATAAATCCCTATAGAATAGAGGGACAAAAAACTGCAGCTTTTGAAATTTGTGATGTGCTTAATAAAAATCCTGAATTTTTAGCTATACCTGTAGGAAACGCTGGGAATATTACAGCATATTGGAAAGGCTTTAAAGAATATTACAATCTTGGGAAAATAAAAGCTCTTCCCAAATTATTAGGCTTTCAAGCAGAGGGATCAGCTCCACTTGTAGTAGGACATCCCATTGAAAATCCTGAAACAATTGCCACAGCAATAAGAATTGGAAATCCAGCAAGTGGAGAAAAGGCATTACAAGCAATAAGAGAGTCAAACGGAATTATTGATACTGTATCTGATGATGAGATATTATCTGCTCAAAGAGAGTTAGCCTCTAAAGAGGGTATATTTGTAGAACCAGCCTCTGCTGCTTCTTGGGCAGGGGTTAAAAAGATTTTAAGAGAAAAGAAAATAAAACTTGAAGGAGACGTTGTTTGCGTTTTGACAGGACATGGACTCAAAGATCCAGATATAGCATTAAAATTTGCAAAGATCTCTAAGGAAATAAAACCAAGCCTAAACGAATTAATGAAGATTTTAGAACAATGATTAAGATTAAAATACCAGCTACCTCCGCAAATTTAGGACCTGGATTTGATACATTAGCAATTGCATGGAAATTATTCCTCCATATTAAAATTGATCCAAGCTATTATGGTAAAGAAATAATTTATAACACAAAATCTCAGCAGATCAAAGAAGAGGACAATTTATTCCTAAAAGCTCTTAATAGAACCTTGGAATTAATAGGTTATTCACCAAAAAATTATCTCATTGAATTAGACTCTGAAATACCAATTGGAAAAGGATTAGGAAGTAGTGCTACTGTAATATGGGGAGGAATTTTTTCTGCTGAGATATTAGCAAAAAAAGAATTGTCAATGCATGATAGATTTAAGATTGCTTACTCCTTAGAAAATCACTTAGATAATCTATCCGCCTCCTATTTTGGAGGATTAACTATATGTACAATGGAAAATAATAATCCTAAAATAGTAAAATTTCCATATCCAGATGAACTATGTGGAGTTATTTACATTCCACCCTACTCTCTTCCTACTGAAAAGGCAAGAAAATTGCTTCCAAAACTCTATGAGAGAGACAAAGTAGTATATAACCTACAAAGTTTAGCCTTTCTACTCTCAGGTTTTCTATATAAGGATGAGAATTTATTAACCTTAGGAATTAGAGATTCAATTCATCAACCCTATAGGTTTCCATTAATTTCAGAGGTAAATATAATAAAAAAGAAAATTAATGATCTTGGAGGAATTGGTATTGTTCTTAGTGGAGCAGGACCTTCTCTACTTACTTTT is a genomic window containing:
- a CDS encoding homoserine dehydrogenase yields the protein MKIGFLGGGQVGQALWEVIQKENENILNLIGEPLEVKKILVRDLNKNRLIPKYYLTDNPDEILYDPEIKLVVEVMGGVEPASLYIQKALENKKFVVTANKEVIATNGDKLFNLARKMGVDLGFEASVGGGIPLIKAIKEGLVVDKIKEIWSILNGTTNYILTQMEESHKDFSSILKEAQEKGYAEPDPYKDISGLDSTYKLAILSSLAFHTNVKPENIFREGIENISIRDIEYAKSLGYTIKLLAIAKEDNGSLEVRVHPTMISQNNLLSSVRGVNNAVLFKEERRGDIILYGPGAGPKPTAMALLSDIIELSYSIIHSSPRYYNFAYLYPPKIKPWEEIKTRYYMRFWAKDKPGVLAQIAKILGDNHISIASVIQKETNLEFEKAEIVILTHITCERNMQKAIEEIKTLPIIEEWSSLIRIEV
- a CDS encoding threonine synthase — its product is MKGVLFKYKDYLPVTDKTPMITLHEGDTPLIFAKNLSKEYKINVYLKYEGLNPTCSFKDRGMVVAVAKALEEGTKAIICASTGNTAASAAAYAALSNIKSYVLLPKNAIALGKLAQAIMYGAEVISIDGNFDSALKLVREISNIYPVTIVNSINPYRIEGQKTAAFEICDVLNKNPEFLAIPVGNAGNITAYWKGFKEYYNLGKIKALPKLLGFQAEGSAPLVVGHPIENPETIATAIRIGNPASGEKALQAIRESNGIIDTVSDDEILSAQRELASKEGIFVEPASAASWAGVKKILREKKIKLEGDVVCVLTGHGLKDPDIALKFAKISKEIKPSLNELMKILEQ
- the thrB gene encoding homoserine kinase translates to MIKIKIPATSANLGPGFDTLAIAWKLFLHIKIDPSYYGKEIIYNTKSQQIKEEDNLFLKALNRTLELIGYSPKNYLIELDSEIPIGKGLGSSATVIWGGIFSAEILAKKELSMHDRFKIAYSLENHLDNLSASYFGGLTICTMENNNPKIVKFPYPDELCGVIYIPPYSLPTEKARKLLPKLYERDKVVYNLQSLAFLLSGFLYKDENLLTLGIRDSIHQPYRFPLISEVNIIKKKINDLGGIGIVLSGAGPSLLTFALKEKAIKIKSGLEEFIKKEGLKGEVLLLEICKEGIIIEK